A region from the Azospirillaceae bacterium genome encodes:
- a CDS encoding YecA family protein: protein MTITSSSTAWLGLLTSPAAPGNALSPLALEGYLTGVVVAPDLIPPSRWIAALWGDEEPVFDNDADLNAVLGTLMTRYNSLLSEIDAGLERLETERVCDYRPAFLDAGEKPTHQAVREWVSGFWRAMALAPEGWTAFAGDERLEAVITPFAGFIDLDDGAFVPAEDIDERLNEAAGQIPRAILVLHKIAKIRAARGPRKAEPIRQAKVGRNDPCPCGSGKKYKRCCGAN from the coding sequence CACCTCGCCGGCGGCGCCGGGGAACGCGCTGTCGCCGCTGGCGCTGGAAGGCTATCTGACCGGCGTCGTGGTGGCGCCCGACCTGATCCCGCCCAGCCGCTGGATCGCCGCTCTCTGGGGCGACGAGGAACCGGTCTTCGACAACGACGCCGACCTCAATGCGGTGCTCGGCACGCTGATGACCCGTTACAACAGCCTCCTGAGCGAGATCGACGCCGGCCTTGAACGGCTGGAAACGGAGCGGGTCTGCGACTACCGCCCGGCCTTCCTGGACGCTGGAGAAAAGCCCACCCACCAGGCTGTCCGGGAATGGGTCTCCGGCTTCTGGCGGGCCATGGCTCTGGCGCCCGAGGGCTGGACCGCCTTTGCCGGAGATGAACGGCTGGAGGCGGTCATCACCCCCTTCGCCGGCTTCATCGACCTCGACGACGGCGCCTTCGTCCCCGCCGAGGACATCGACGAACGCCTCAATGAGGCCGCCGGACAAATCCCCCGCGCCATCCTCGTCCTGCACAAGATCGCCAAGATCAGAGCGGCACGCGGCCCCCGGAAGGCGGAGCCGATCCGCCAGGCCAAGGTCGGCCGCAACGACCCGTGCCCCTGCGGATCAGGCAAGAAATACAAGCGCTGCTGCGGCGCCAACTGA